A single Anopheles arabiensis isolate DONGOLA chromosome 2, AaraD3, whole genome shotgun sequence DNA region contains:
- the LOC120896360 gene encoding vesicular acetylcholine transporter-like isoform X2 produces MAPLPIINLEPSEVKEIFWTKVKEPQSQRKLILVIVSIALLLDNMLYMVIVPIIPDYLRYIGTWGPEEPYNMSAPTTVFTPHTHSHHGQDSATGILFASKAIVQLMVNPFSGALIDRIGYDLPMMVGLIIMFLSTMVFACGRSYSMLFFARSLQGVGSAFADTSGLAMIADRFTEEAERTKALGIALAFISFGCLVAPPFGGALYQFAGKEVPFVILALISLIDGFMLLLVMKPIKEQLADRQEVRAPSVPIWRLLMDPYIAVCAGALMMSNVALAFLEPTISLWMEDNLTTDNWKIGMVWLPAFFPHVFGVIITVKMAAQYPDKQWLMAAGGLALEGLCCFIIPFSSSYIMLMIPICGICFGIALIDTALLPTLGYLVDIRYVSVYGSIYAIADISYSLAYAVGPIIAGGVVEAIGFTALNFLIAFSNLLYAPVMYYLRNIYDFKHFENEANVLMGDPPTKEYQTYTMHDQQMVGEEYKNHLEYGRQTDDGNYQQETNIDQGYSQNGSYQQQQQQGGYQNYQPGYQEQGGSVYQQQQQQQQAPRHLPQQPQPVANPFRHGESSGQQQQQQQQQQPAQPRISNPFRQGF; encoded by the coding sequence ATGGCACCGCTACCGATTATTAATCTCGAGCCGAGCGAGGTGAAGGAGATCTTCTGGACGAAGGTGAAGGAACCGCAGTCGCAGCGCAAGCTGATTCTCGTCATCGTCTCAatcgcgctgctgctggacaaCATGCTGTACATGGTGATCGTGCCGATCATACCGGACTACCTGCGCTACATCGGCACCTGGGGCCCGGAGGAACCGTACAACATGAGTGCGCCGACCACCGTCTTCACACCGCACACCCATTCGCACCACGGGCAGGATTCGGCTACCGGCATACTGTTCGCCTCGAAAGCGATCGTGCAGCTGATGGTGAACCCGTTCTCCGGTGCGCTGATCGACCGGATCGGCTACGATCTGCCGATGATGGTGGGGCTGATCATCATGTTCCTGTCCACGATGGTGTTTGCGTGCGGGCGCAGCTACAGCATGCTGTTCTTTGCCCGCTCGTTGCAGGGCGTCGGGTCCGCCTTTGCCGACACGTCCGGGCTGGCCATGATTGCCGATCGGTTCACGGAGGAAGCGGAGCGTACGAAGGCGCTCGGCATTGCGCTGGCGTTCATCAGCTTCGGCTGCCTGGTGGCGCCCCCGTTCGGTGGCGCCCTGTACCAGTTCGCGGGCAAGGAGGTGCCGTTCGTCATCCTGGCGCTGATATCGCTGATCGACGGGtttatgctgctgctcgtgatGAAACCGATCAAGGAGCAGCTGGCCGACCGGCAGGAGGTGAGGGCCCCGTCCGTACCGATCTGGCGCCTGCTGATGGACCCGTACATTGCCGTCTGTGCCGGCGCGCTCATGATGTCGAACGTGGCGCTCGCCTTCCTGGAGCCGACGATATCGCTCTGGATGGAGGACAACCTGACGACGGACAACTGGAAGATTGGTATGGTGTGGCTGCCCGCCTTCTTCCCGCACGTGTTCGGCGTGATCATCACGGTCAAGATGGCGGCGCAGTACCCGGACAAGCAGTGGCTGATGGCGGCCGGTGGGCTCGCCCTCGAGGGGCTCTGCTGCTTCATCATCCCGTTCAGCTCGTCCTACATCATGCTGATGATACCGATCTGTGGCATCTGCTTCGGCATTGCGCTGATCGATACGGCGCTGTTGCCAACGCTCGGCTACCTGGTGGACATACGGTACGTGTCGGTGTACGGCAGCATCTACGCGATCGCCGACATCTCGTACTCGCTGGCGTACGCCGTCGGGCCGATCATTGCGGGCGGCGTGGTGGAAGCGATCGGCTTCACCGCACTCAACTTCCTGATCGCGTTCTCGAACCTGCTGTACGCACCGGTGATGTACTACCTGCGCAACATCTACGACTTTAAGCACTTCGAGAACGAGGCGAACGTGCTGATGGGCGATCCACCGACGAAGGAGTACCAGACGTACACGATGCACGATCAGCAGATGGTGGGCGAGGAGTACAAGAACCATCTCGAGTACGGGCGTCAAACGGACGATGGCAACTACCAGCAGGAGACCAACATCGATCAAGGGTACTCGCAGAACGGTAGctatcaacagcagcagcagcagggtggaTATCAGAACTATCAACCGGGATATCAGGAACAGGGTGGCAGCGtctatcagcagcagcagcagcagcaacaagccCCGAGACATCTTCCACAGCAGCCCCAGCCGGTTGCAAATCCCTTCCGACATGGGGAATCGTcaggacagcagcagcagcaacagcagcagcagcaaccggcaCAACCAAGGATCTCGAATCCATTCCGGCAGGGCTTCTAA